The stretch of DNA CACCTGCTCGAAAAAGTTCGTCGGCGGATGGCGCTGGGCCAATGGGCTGAGCTTGCCATCCTCAATCTACTGGTGCTCACAGCTTCCATGACTGTACTCACCATTGTGAACAGGCTGACGGCATTTGCGCCGGAACAGATGATCATGTACGTCTGGCTGGCGATTGTCCCTGCTGCAGCACTTCTGGCTGCCATATTTTTAAAGCGACCCACACTTTCGGAAGCGGCCCATCAGGTGGATCGTGCACTGGGCGAAAAAGATCTGTTTTTGACAGTATCTCGCCTGTCGTCATCTGTGGGAGAGTATCAGCCTGTCGTGCTGGCTGTGGCCCATGCTAAAGCCCAATCCGTGGTGCCAGCGAAGGTGTCACCCTGGAATCCTTCACGAAGAATTCGGCCACTGCTCGGCTTAATTTTGCTGGCTGGCGGAATCCAATTCTTTCTTCCCCAGTGGGATCTGTTTGGTAATCGCGCACAGGCGGCCGTCATCGAGCAGCGTTCGGCTCAACTGAACCTCACTCGCAAGATGACAGAAGTTCGCAAGACTGAACTAAAGCGGGCCCAGGAATCACGGGAGATGACTCAAGACCAGCAGCTTGAGGAAAACCTCAAGCTCGCATTCCAGAAAATGGAACCATCCCGCAAAGAAGAAAATCGCAAGGAATTGTTGAAACAGCAGAAAGAGATCAGCCAGCAGTGGAAGGTCAAAGCCGCTTCGAAAAGTTCACCATCTGCCAGCCGATCATCCCCCTCTGAAGAAGGCCAGAAATTTGGAGATGAAGAGACCGAGACATTGAGGAAAAAGGCCAAAGAGGCGTTGCGCTCGGGCAATATGCAACCTCTCAAAGAGACGATGGAACAACTCAAGGATGAACTGGAACAGCTGGCTAAGACAGAAGACCCTGTCGAGCGGGCAGAGAAGCTGGAACAATTGAAAAAGCGGCTGGAAAATCTCGAAAAGCTAGCTCGGGAAGAGTTCGGTTCTGAAGAAATGGCCAAAGCCCTCGAACGAGCCCGGCAACAGGCTCAACTGGCCCAGAAAGATGGAGGAAATCCCAGCGAAGCCATGCAGGCTGCGATGGAATCGATGGAACTCTCCGAGATGGAACTCTCCCAGGCCATGGAGAATCTGAAGGACATGCAGAATCTGGAGAAAGCCCTTAAGGCAATTCAGGCTGCCAAAAAGCTCAACGAGCTTGACCCTCTGGATGGAGAAAAGTGCAAGCAGTGCCAGTCACTTTCTGATTATGAAAAGCTCTATAAAGAAATGCTGGCCAAATGTAATGGTCAAGGTGACGGAAAAGGGAATGGTAACGGCTTAGGAGGCGAAGGTATCGGCAGAGGTGGTAAAGCCCAGGAGGATGATTCGGTCGAAACATCCTTCGTTGACGAGAAATCACAATCTCAGGTCACGGCCGGTAAAATGCTCCTCTCGATCAAGACTCAAGGGTTGGGCGAAAAAGGGCAGGCGAGCGAAGATTATCGAAAAGCCGCCACGGCAGTGAAGCAGGGCGTTGCCGAAGCCATCCAGCAGGAGCAGATTCCCCCGGGTTATCATGAGTCGATCAAGTCCTACTTCGATCAGGTCGCTCCAGAAAAGTCGGGATCTGACAAGTAAGATCGCCAACCCGATTTGATCTCTTCTGAAGTCAGTCGGTCCCCACCGCAATTTTGCCATGCTTGCGGCTCGGAGCAAGCATGCTTCATTGACCTCAACTCGCCATGGATCTCTCGTTGCGAGTGACTCGTCAGGACGGCTGAGTTTCTCTCAATGGCGCTTGAATAACTCTCTATGAATTTGGAGTATCAGCCTGAAACCACGTCGAAAAGAAACGGGGCTCAATCATTGATTGAGCCCCGAAAGCATTCATTGAGTCAATGATCTGACGTGTGACTAGATGAACTGTGTCAAGCCGGGCATGGCCACTGGCTCGACGGGAAGTGGACCCCACTCGTAAGCCTTGGGGCCCAGAACTTCCTGGCTGTTCATGGCTTGTTCCCACGTGATTTTCTGACCGGTGTAGGCCGACATGCGGCACATGATGGCGAGCATGGTGCTGTAGCACATGTATTCGCCATTGTTAATCGGCTGTCCCTTGCGAATCGAAGCGAAAAGCTCATCATGTTCGGTTTGATACATGTTGTTCCTCGGGCCTTCGTACTTCCAGATCACCTTGCCTTCGTTGTCGACAATCCGGTGCTTGAAGATATCTGCACGGCCCTTGGTTCCCAGAACGTGATCGCTGACATCGACCTGGGTGCCATCCTGCTGGCGGCTACGGAAGAACATTTTGACGCCATTAGAGTATTCGTAGGTGGCGGCAAAGTGATCGTAGATGTTGCCAAAATCGGGGCTGACACGTACCTGACGACCGCCTGTGGCACTACAAACAACCGGTGGAACATCCTTCATCGCCCAGGCCATCTTGTCGAGACTGTGGATAGCCTGCTCGTTGCCATGGTCACCTGAAAGCCACGTGAAGTAGAGCCAGTTGCGAACCTGCCACTCCATATCACTCCACTCGGGCTTGCGGGGTTTACGCCACAAACCGCGTGTGTCGTAACTGCACTGCATGGCAACGATATCACCAATCGTTCCCTGATGAATCTGCTCGAACGTAGCTCGCATGCCGTAGTCATAGCGCCAGCAGAGGCCCGAGACAACAGCCAGATTTCTTTCGGCCGCCTTCTTGGAAGTTTCCAGAACCGAGCGAACGCCAGGAGCATCAACCGCAATCGGTTTTTCGACAAACATGTGCACACCCGCATCAACAGCGAGCTTCATATGTTCTGGCCGGAAATGTGGTGGCGAACAGAGGAGGATAACATCGACGCCTGCAGCCAGCATGTTCTTGCAGCCGTCGAAGCCCGTGAACTTGTGGGCGTCGTCGACGGTGATGCGTCCTGCAAAGCTGTCGTTGGATTGCAGATTCTTCAGTGAGTTTTCAATGTTATCGCCAAAGGCATCTGCCATGGCGACCAGTTTGGTGTTTTTGTCAGCCGAAAGGGCCTGTGCTGCAGCACCAGTCCCACGGCCACCACAGCCCACCAGTCCAATGCGCAGCGTATCGTCAGCAGCGGCGTAGGCCCGTGTGGCAATTTGTGAAGCCAGCGCCACTGCCGTGGCCCCGACGGCAGAGGTCTTCAAAAAGTCTCGACGATTGGCTTGAGCTGATGGGTTTGTGGCGGGGATGTCTGTCATCAATACCTCGGCAGGATTTGAAAAGGCGTGTGTGGAAGTTACCAAGCGGATTGACTTTTCCGCCCGCAACACTGTACCAGATATAAACTGTGAATCGCGAGACAATCTTTACGAAAATCTTGGCTTATTTGTGGGAACAGATTTTCAGCTCGGTATTGACTCAGACAGCATGATGATCAGACTGCCTGCAGATCTGCCATCACCTTTCGGCATAACGCTGCCAGCCCACAGACCTGCCTTGATTGACGTATCAAACTCTGTACCCAGCCAACCAAGAGGAAAACTGCCCCATGGATCGACGATACTTTCTGATGACTGCCGCCAGTGCCTATGGTGCCACATCTCTGCTTGCCAGCCATGGATTTGCGATGACCCAGCAACCCTCCGCCTCGCAGAGTACGCCTCAACCCAAAGGGCCACTGAAGAAAGCTGTCAAATACAGCATGGTGGGTGTGAAAGGGACAATCGCCGAGAAGTTTGCAGCGGTGAAGGCCGCTGGCTTCGAGGGGATCGATATGGATGCCCGGGTTAAAGACAAGAATGAAGTGGTCGAGGCTGCCAAATCGACCGGCTTGCTTGTTCATGGCGTGGTGGATTACGACCATTGGTCATTGCCGCTGTCGAGCCCAGATGAAGCAGTGCGTGCCAAAGGGTTGGCAGCCCTCGAAGAATCCTTGCACGACGCAAAATTCTATGGCGGTGATACCGTCCTGCTTGTTCCAGCAGTCGTCAACAAAAAGATCTCGTACGAAGACGCCTACAAACGATCACAGGCAGAGATTCGCAAGGCGTTGCCTTTAGCCAAAGAGCTGGGGATTAAGATCCTCTTTGAAAATGTATGGAATAACTTCCTGCTCAGCCCGGTCGAATGTGCCCAT from Planctopirus ephydatiae encodes:
- a CDS encoding sugar phosphate isomerase/epimerase family protein, whose product is MDRRYFLMTAASAYGATSLLASHGFAMTQQPSASQSTPQPKGPLKKAVKYSMVGVKGTIAEKFAAVKAAGFEGIDMDARVKDKNEVVEAAKSTGLLVHGVVDYDHWSLPLSSPDEAVRAKGLAALEESLHDAKFYGGDTVLLVPAVVNKKISYEDAYKRSQAEIRKALPLAKELGIKILFENVWNNFLLSPVECAHYIDEFESPLVGSYFDVGNIVHYGWPEHWIRTLGPRIGKIDIKEFSRSKANSQGKGAGFGVEIGEGDCDWPEVLAALKEVGFSGWATAEVGGGGAERLTEISGRMDKIFATWQS
- a CDS encoding Gfo/Idh/MocA family oxidoreductase; protein product: MTDIPATNPSAQANRRDFLKTSAVGATAVALASQIATRAYAAADDTLRIGLVGCGGRGTGAAAQALSADKNTKLVAMADAFGDNIENSLKNLQSNDSFAGRITVDDAHKFTGFDGCKNMLAAGVDVILLCSPPHFRPEHMKLAVDAGVHMFVEKPIAVDAPGVRSVLETSKKAAERNLAVVSGLCWRYDYGMRATFEQIHQGTIGDIVAMQCSYDTRGLWRKPRKPEWSDMEWQVRNWLYFTWLSGDHGNEQAIHSLDKMAWAMKDVPPVVCSATGGRQVRVSPDFGNIYDHFAATYEYSNGVKMFFRSRQQDGTQVDVSDHVLGTKGRADIFKHRIVDNEGKVIWKYEGPRNNMYQTEHDELFASIRKGQPINNGEYMCYSTMLAIMCRMSAYTGQKITWEQAMNSQEVLGPKAYEWGPLPVEPVAMPGLTQFI